Proteins encoded together in one Deinococcus multiflagellatus window:
- a CDS encoding 30S ribosomal protein S1 produces the protein MEDNTQTPAQQGGTQPTTGTTQPSAPAPTEEREYPAMTMEDILASEAQEPQSVTRGDIVDGTIVFIGQEGIAVDIGAKVEGIIPLNQLGDEPVTLEQAQEMYKSGDQIEAYVVRVDLPNSQIVLSKKRADQDKGWRVLEKMQEQGEAFEVEVLEKVRGGLVAQVEGIRAFLPASQVDTRRVNDLDPYVGKPLMVKLIELNRKRNRVIISHRAILEAQKAKAREETVGQLEPGAQFEGEVVEITDFGVFVNLGGIDGLVHRSELTYGRFNHPRDVVKVGDKVQVQVMDVDGGRERINLSMKALTQDPWEGATERYHIGQRVKGKVTNLTNFGAFVELESGLEGLVHVSEMSWTKRVRHPNEVMKEGDEVEAVILRIDPKDRRISLGIRQTTDDPWSALPDRYPPGTPVKGKITGMTDFGVFMEIEEGIEGLIHISELDTQRVNNPADLFKKGDEIEAVILNIDPVEQRASLSRRRFLGGGSVPAQRDYVSQGGGARSDRYSSGGGQGGQRGGGRGRREGGADYNYNAKDAQQGGKISTKLGDVYADLFAQFGLGGDKKTEGDDNQG, from the coding sequence ATGGAAGACAACACCCAGACCCCCGCCCAGCAAGGCGGGACTCAGCCCACGACGGGCACCACCCAGCCCAGCGCGCCCGCCCCCACCGAGGAGCGCGAGTACCCCGCGATGACCATGGAGGACATCCTGGCCAGTGAGGCCCAGGAGCCCCAGAGCGTCACGCGCGGCGACATCGTGGACGGCACCATCGTGTTCATCGGCCAGGAAGGCATTGCCGTGGACATTGGCGCCAAGGTGGAAGGCATCATCCCCCTGAACCAGCTGGGCGACGAGCCCGTGACGCTGGAGCAGGCCCAGGAGATGTACAAGTCCGGCGACCAGATCGAAGCCTACGTGGTCCGCGTGGACCTGCCCAACAGCCAGATCGTGCTGAGCAAGAAGCGCGCCGATCAGGACAAGGGCTGGCGCGTTCTGGAAAAGATGCAGGAGCAGGGCGAAGCCTTTGAAGTCGAGGTGCTGGAAAAGGTGCGCGGCGGCCTCGTCGCGCAGGTCGAGGGCATCCGTGCGTTCCTGCCCGCCTCGCAGGTGGACACCCGCCGCGTCAATGACCTGGACCCCTACGTGGGCAAGCCCCTGATGGTCAAGCTCATTGAGCTCAACCGCAAGCGCAACCGCGTGATCATCAGCCACCGCGCCATTCTGGAAGCCCAGAAGGCCAAGGCCCGCGAAGAAACCGTGGGTCAGCTGGAGCCCGGCGCGCAGTTTGAAGGCGAAGTGGTGGAAATCACCGACTTCGGCGTGTTCGTGAACCTGGGCGGCATTGACGGCCTGGTGCACCGCAGCGAACTGACCTACGGCCGCTTCAACCACCCCCGCGACGTGGTCAAGGTGGGCGACAAGGTGCAGGTGCAGGTCATGGACGTGGACGGCGGGCGCGAGCGCATCAACCTGTCCATGAAGGCCCTGACCCAGGACCCCTGGGAAGGTGCCACCGAGCGCTACCACATCGGCCAGCGCGTGAAGGGCAAGGTCACCAACCTGACCAACTTCGGCGCCTTTGTGGAGCTGGAGTCGGGTCTGGAAGGTCTGGTGCACGTCAGCGAAATGAGCTGGACCAAGCGCGTGCGTCACCCCAACGAAGTGATGAAGGAAGGCGACGAGGTCGAAGCCGTCATCCTGCGCATTGACCCCAAGGACCGCCGCATCTCCCTCGGGATTCGGCAGACCACGGACGATCCCTGGAGCGCCCTGCCTGACCGTTACCCCCCCGGCACCCCCGTGAAGGGCAAGATCACCGGCATGACCGATTTCGGCGTGTTCATGGAGATCGAAGAGGGGATCGAGGGTCTGATCCACATCAGCGAGCTGGACACCCAGCGCGTGAACAACCCCGCCGACCTGTTCAAGAAGGGCGACGAGATTGAAGCCGTCATTCTGAACATTGACCCCGTGGAGCAGCGCGCCAGCCTGTCGCGTCGCCGCTTCCTGGGTGGCGGCAGCGTGCCCGCCCAGCGCGACTACGTGTCGCAGGGTGGCGGCGCCCGCAGCGACCGCTACAGCAGCGGTGGCGGCCAGGGTGGCCAGCGCGGCGGTGGCCGTGGTCGCCGTGAAGGCGGCGCCGACTACAACTACAACGCCAAGGACGCCCAGCAGGGCGGCAAGATCAGCACCAAGCTGGGCGACGTCTACGCTGACCTGTTCGCGCAGTTTGGCCTGGGCGGCGACAAGAAGACCGAAGGCGACGACAACCAGGGCTAA
- the ppk1 gene encoding polyphosphate kinase 1, which produces MPPKNTSRPVSTSVSSAARPRRASGPAASNQTHSTVANPQSPLLNRELSWLAFNERVLAEARDERNPLLERLKYAAICGSNLDEFFMVRVAGIHRQIAAGVHTPGPDGLPPQDTLTLVRDRTQVMLREIEAVTRRILRDLGRQGVKLARVSELGRRARAQLREHYLAEIQPVLTPLVVDPSHPFPYLSNLSLNLAVLLDSGEDDEPEFARVKVPVGVLPRAVCIADTVLLLEDVIAAHIGELFKGRRVLAAHAFRVTRNTDYEFEEEEAEDLLATIEDGLRRRRFGSAVRLEVVRDTPPALITFLQERLRLAPEDIFTLEGPLGTADLMGLPVKRPDLTFEPYSPAVPDLDGDEEDGIFDTIRTRDVLLHHPYDGFANILDFLEEASRDPQVLAIKQTLYRTGDDPRLLSALRAAAENGKQVVALIELKARFDEQRNISWARKLERAGAHVVYGVAGLKTHAKVTLIVRREEGGLRRYVHIGTGNYNAKTARLYTDLSLLSADPDLGADVAELFNHLTGYAEAEYTHLLVAPDTARTGFEALLEREAAHARDGLDAWVRVKLNQLTDPAMIEALYRAAAAGVRVELIIRGVCCLRPGVEGLSQSVRVRSLLGRYLEHARVFAFGNGGSPEVYFGSADWMSRNLDRRVEVIAPVLDDGHRETFLSILDTEWADTRGSWELNAKGEYEKIPGDFSAQATFAAARHPG; this is translated from the coding sequence GTGCCCCCCAAGAACACTTCGCGTCCGGTTTCCACCTCTGTCTCGTCCGCTGCCCGGCCGCGGCGGGCCTCTGGTCCGGCCGCCTCCAACCAGACCCACAGCACGGTGGCCAACCCGCAGAGTCCCCTGCTCAACCGGGAGTTGTCGTGGCTGGCCTTTAACGAGCGGGTGCTGGCCGAGGCCAGAGACGAGCGCAACCCCCTGCTGGAACGCCTGAAATACGCGGCCATCTGCGGCAGCAACCTCGACGAGTTCTTCATGGTGCGCGTGGCAGGCATTCACCGCCAGATTGCGGCGGGCGTGCACACCCCGGGCCCCGACGGCCTGCCCCCACAGGACACGCTGACCCTGGTGCGCGACCGCACCCAGGTGATGCTGCGCGAGATCGAGGCGGTCACGCGGCGCATTCTGCGCGACCTGGGCCGCCAGGGCGTGAAACTGGCGCGCGTGTCTGAGCTGGGGCGCCGGGCACGGGCGCAGCTGCGCGAGCATTACCTCGCCGAAATCCAGCCGGTGCTGACCCCGCTGGTGGTGGACCCCAGCCATCCTTTTCCGTACCTCAGCAACCTCAGCCTGAACCTTGCGGTGCTGCTGGACTCTGGCGAGGACGACGAGCCCGAATTCGCCCGCGTGAAGGTGCCGGTGGGCGTGCTGCCGCGCGCCGTGTGCATTGCCGACACGGTCCTGCTGCTGGAAGACGTGATCGCCGCCCACATTGGCGAACTGTTCAAGGGCCGCCGGGTGCTGGCCGCCCACGCCTTCCGCGTGACCCGCAACACCGACTACGAGTTCGAGGAAGAGGAAGCCGAGGACCTGCTCGCCACCATTGAAGACGGCCTGCGCCGCCGCCGCTTTGGCTCGGCGGTGCGGCTGGAGGTGGTGCGCGACACGCCGCCGGCCCTGATCACCTTCCTGCAGGAGCGCCTGCGCCTGGCCCCCGAGGACATCTTTACGCTGGAAGGCCCGCTGGGCACCGCTGACCTGATGGGCCTGCCCGTCAAGCGCCCAGACCTGACTTTCGAGCCGTACTCGCCCGCGGTACCCGATCTGGACGGCGACGAGGAAGACGGCATCTTCGACACCATCCGCACGCGCGACGTGCTGCTGCACCATCCCTACGACGGCTTTGCCAACATTCTGGATTTTCTGGAAGAAGCCAGCCGTGACCCCCAGGTGCTGGCGATCAAGCAGACCCTGTACCGTACGGGCGACGATCCCCGCCTGCTCAGCGCCCTGCGCGCCGCCGCCGAGAACGGGAAACAGGTGGTGGCCCTGATTGAACTCAAGGCCCGCTTTGACGAGCAGCGCAACATCTCCTGGGCCCGCAAGCTGGAGCGCGCCGGCGCCCACGTGGTGTACGGCGTGGCGGGCCTGAAAACCCACGCCAAGGTCACCCTGATCGTGCGGCGCGAAGAAGGCGGCCTGCGGCGTTACGTGCACATTGGTACCGGCAACTACAACGCCAAGACCGCCCGCCTGTACACCGACCTGAGCCTGCTCTCGGCTGACCCCGACCTGGGCGCGGATGTGGCCGAACTGTTTAACCACCTCACCGGCTACGCCGAGGCCGAATACACCCACCTGCTGGTGGCCCCCGACACCGCCCGCACGGGCTTTGAAGCCCTGCTGGAGCGCGAAGCTGCCCACGCCCGCGACGGTCTGGACGCCTGGGTCCGCGTGAAACTCAACCAGCTGACCGACCCCGCCATGATTGAGGCCCTGTACCGCGCGGCGGCGGCGGGCGTGCGCGTGGAACTGATTATTCGCGGCGTGTGCTGCCTGCGCCCCGGCGTGGAGGGTCTGTCCCAGAGTGTGCGCGTGCGCAGTCTACTGGGGCGCTACCTGGAACATGCCCGCGTGTTTGCCTTTGGCAACGGCGGCAGCCCGGAAGTGTATTTCGGCAGCGCCGACTGGATGAGCCGCAACCTCGACCGCCGCGTGGAAGTGATTGCCCCGGTGCTGGACGACGGCCACCGCGAAACCTTCCTCAGCATTCTGGACACCGAATGGGCCGACACGCGCGGCTCGTGGGAATTAAACGCCAAGGGCGAGTACGAGAAAATTCCCGGCGATTTCAGCGCCCAGGCGACGTTTGCGGCGGCGCGGCATCCGGGGTAA
- a CDS encoding Rieske 2Fe-2S domain-containing protein, translating into MSERVLVGPAGALPEGGQVAVTVEGVGVVVVHFEGQFYALRNNCTHKDYPLLGGAVSDGRITCEKHGGRFELATGKARALPAVKPVRIYRTEVEDGQLYVCAL; encoded by the coding sequence ATGAGTGAGCGTGTCTTGGTGGGCCCGGCCGGAGCGCTGCCCGAGGGCGGGCAGGTGGCGGTCACGGTGGAGGGTGTGGGCGTGGTCGTGGTGCATTTTGAAGGGCAGTTCTACGCGCTGCGCAACAACTGCACCCACAAGGACTATCCGCTGCTGGGCGGCGCCGTGAGTGACGGCCGCATCACCTGTGAGAAACACGGCGGCCGCTTTGAACTGGCCACGGGCAAGGCGCGGGCCCTGCCTGCCGTGAAGCCTGTGCGCATCTACCGCACCGAAGTCGAGGACGGCCAGCTGTACGTCTGCGCGCTCTAA
- a CDS encoding LysM peptidoglycan-binding domain-containing protein, with product MTHTPPTLVAARLALLVGALVLGQGKAQTAAPADLRVASSVTVQAGDTAYSLARRAGLTLDALLALNGLSTPDLKVGQVLKLRAQGPAAVQAQGLPAAPALTHTVQAGDTLFALARRYGVSVDALLAANGLSSGAVVRTGQVLVLPAGAQASAVASAAPAAPVSVPAPAPRPGVQGSPFVPGGPAPSAPQVQPGAPMPQPGRPTSQAPALPLAETPSPLGPSADWRQAALALLNTPYLYGGTTPRGTDCSGFVLQVFTPLGVSLPRTSADQARAGQEVDPDDLQPGDLVFFDTEGRGRVTHVGIYLGEDQFVSANSYQGRVTVDTLRADRYWGPRYLLARRILNSPLASR from the coding sequence GTGACCCACACCCCCCCCACCCTTGTCGCTGCGCGCCTCGCCCTGCTGGTGGGCGCCCTTGTGCTCGGTCAGGGCAAAGCCCAGACCGCCGCGCCTGCAGATCTGCGCGTGGCCTCCAGTGTCACCGTACAGGCGGGCGATACCGCCTACAGTCTCGCGCGCCGTGCCGGGCTCACCCTGGACGCCCTGCTGGCCCTGAACGGCCTGAGCACTCCAGACCTGAAGGTGGGGCAGGTGCTGAAACTGCGCGCCCAGGGGCCAGCTGCCGTGCAGGCGCAGGGTCTGCCCGCCGCGCCCGCCCTCACCCACACGGTGCAGGCGGGCGACACCCTGTTTGCCCTGGCGCGGCGCTACGGCGTCAGCGTGGACGCCCTGCTGGCCGCCAACGGCCTGAGCAGCGGCGCGGTGGTCCGCACGGGGCAGGTGCTGGTGCTGCCGGCCGGGGCCCAGGCCAGTGCTGTGGCCAGCGCGGCCCCGGCCGCCCCAGTGTCCGTCCCCGCACCCGCGCCGCGCCCCGGCGTGCAGGGCTCGCCCTTTGTGCCGGGGGGCCCGGCGCCCAGTGCGCCCCAGGTGCAGCCCGGCGCCCCCATGCCGCAGCCCGGGCGGCCCACCAGCCAGGCCCCGGCCCTCCCTTTGGCGGAAACCCCCAGCCCCCTGGGCCCCAGCGCGGACTGGCGGCAGGCTGCCCTGGCACTGCTGAACACGCCCTACCTGTATGGCGGCACCACCCCGCGCGGCACCGATTGCAGCGGCTTTGTGCTGCAGGTCTTTACGCCTCTGGGGGTCAGCCTGCCGCGCACCAGCGCCGATCAGGCCAGGGCCGGGCAGGAGGTGGACCCGGACGACCTGCAGCCCGGCGACCTGGTGTTTTTCGACACCGAGGGCCGGGGCCGGGTGACGCACGTGGGCATTTATCTGGGTGAGGACCAGTTCGTGAGTGCCAACAGCTACCAGGGCCGCGTGACTGTGGACACCCTGCGCGCGGACCGCTACTGGGGCCCCCGGTACCTGCTGGCCCGCCGCATCCTGAACAGCCCCCTGGCCAGCCGCTGA
- a CDS encoding MFS transporter produces the protein MTAAFDRWRQRTFSALRHPDYRRYWTSQLLSLVGSWMQATAQQYLVLELSGGSSAALGWVTVAQFTPSLLLSLFAGAVVDRVPRRRVLLSTQITLLLTALALAVTTHLNLVTLPLVMVIAFVGGVANAFDMPARQSMVVDFVPRSDVPNAVALNSLSFNVSRTLGQALFGVVAALGVTVLAGGDTDNVARLALPFYLNVASFFVVLYVLATLPFPEREQARPASMLADIGEGLRYVRATSTVRHVMLLVGALSLTIINFNVIIPYYARVVFGAREATFGALSAAFGIGAMAGALWQASKPNPLRNLRLGALLLLGSAALLALTPGPALAFPVLAACGFGMLSLLVSANSTVQLTIPDALRGRVMSLYSFVLVGMGPPGALLASTLISRDWVLGPRWGLLALVALGGAALLLLWARLPRTLPAPPKL, from the coding sequence ATGACCGCCGCTTTTGATCGCTGGCGCCAGCGCACCTTTTCTGCCCTGCGTCACCCGGACTACCGGCGCTACTGGACTTCGCAGCTGCTGTCGCTGGTGGGCTCATGGATGCAGGCCACGGCCCAGCAGTATCTGGTGCTGGAACTCTCGGGGGGCTCCAGCGCCGCGCTGGGCTGGGTCACGGTGGCACAGTTCACCCCCAGCCTGCTGCTGTCGCTGTTTGCAGGGGCCGTGGTGGACCGCGTTCCCCGGCGGCGGGTGCTGCTGAGCACCCAGATCACCCTGCTGCTGACCGCCCTGGCGCTGGCGGTCACCACCCACCTCAATCTGGTGACCCTGCCGCTGGTGATGGTGATTGCCTTTGTGGGCGGCGTGGCCAACGCCTTTGATATGCCCGCACGCCAGAGCATGGTGGTGGACTTTGTGCCGCGCAGCGACGTGCCCAACGCGGTGGCGCTCAACAGCCTGTCGTTCAATGTGAGCCGCACGCTGGGGCAGGCGCTGTTCGGGGTGGTGGCGGCGCTGGGGGTGACCGTACTGGCCGGGGGCGACACCGACAACGTGGCGCGGCTGGCCCTGCCCTTTTACCTGAACGTGGCGTCCTTTTTCGTGGTGCTGTACGTGCTGGCCACCCTGCCCTTTCCCGAGCGGGAACAGGCCCGCCCCGCCAGCATGCTGGCCGACATTGGCGAGGGCCTGCGCTATGTGCGCGCCACCTCCACCGTCCGCCACGTGATGCTGCTGGTGGGCGCCCTGAGCCTGACCATCATCAATTTCAATGTGATCATTCCCTACTACGCCCGGGTGGTGTTTGGCGCGCGGGAAGCCACTTTCGGGGCGCTGTCGGCGGCCTTTGGCATTGGGGCGATGGCGGGGGCGCTGTGGCAGGCCAGCAAACCCAACCCGCTGCGCAACCTGCGCCTGGGGGCGCTGCTGCTGCTGGGCAGCGCGGCGCTGCTGGCGCTGACGCCGGGCCCGGCGCTGGCGTTTCCGGTGCTGGCCGCCTGCGGCTTTGGCATGCTGAGCCTCCTGGTGAGCGCCAACAGCACCGTGCAGCTCACCATCCCTGACGCCCTGCGCGGACGCGTGATGAGCCTGTATTCCTTTGTGTTGGTGGGCATGGGCCCGCCCGGCGCCCTGTTGGCCAGCACCCTGATCAGCCGGGACTGGGTGCTGGGCCCGCGCTGGGGGCTGCTGGCCCTGGTGGCCCTGGGCGGGGCGGCCCTGCTGCTGCTGTGGGCCCGCCTGCCGCGCACTCTGCCTGCCCCGCCAAAACTCTGA
- a CDS encoding SLC13 family permease, which yields MFEPVTLILLLFVAALVLFATEWLPVDVTALGLLSALLVLGLISPKAAFAGFGSDTVLTLASLFILTRVLLRAGVIEWIGTALVRRSRNAAGTLRALLGTVAGISAFTSNTATTAVFLPVVSGVARRAGLHASRVLMPLAFASILGGTITVIGTSTNLVVSGALPALGQKPLGFFELAWVGVPVAVVGLLYLFFVAPRLLPARDAGLEERLRAYLADLTVVPGSALVGQTLREAGLGRDHGLTVLAARRGQDTLYALGPDFLIQEGDTLTVEGHTERILAGKSTLGVVSKSEQKLQPADPSGVRLVEAVVMPGSPLLGRTLKEARFRERYGVSVLALHRRARTRERLAGLRVHVGDVLLVQGSPERLGVLDEHLAVLGDLTEHVRDLKRAPLALLLFGGAVVLGGLGVVPLGVAVVVAVALSLALRLISPEEAYSAVEWPVIVLVACMLAFGSAFESSGAAQVLTGALSGVLEPLGPYGLLAALFLVTVALTQPMSNQAAALVMLPLAMGTAKALGYDPRPFVIGITVAASNSFITPLEPSCMLVYGPGRYTFADFVRVGAGLTAVTFAVALLIIPRVWPF from the coding sequence ATGTTTGAACCCGTCACCCTGATCCTGCTGCTGTTTGTGGCGGCGCTGGTGCTGTTCGCCACTGAATGGCTGCCGGTAGACGTCACCGCCCTGGGCCTGCTCTCGGCGCTCTTGGTGCTGGGCCTGATCTCGCCCAAAGCCGCCTTTGCCGGCTTTGGCAGCGATACGGTGCTCACGCTGGCCTCGCTGTTTATCCTCACTCGGGTGCTGCTGCGCGCCGGGGTGATCGAGTGGATTGGGACGGCGCTGGTGCGGCGCTCACGCAACGCGGCCGGGACCCTGCGCGCGTTGCTGGGCACAGTGGCGGGCATCAGCGCCTTTACCAGCAACACGGCCACCACCGCCGTGTTTCTGCCGGTGGTTTCGGGCGTGGCGCGCCGGGCCGGGCTGCATGCCAGCCGCGTGCTGATGCCGCTGGCCTTTGCCAGCATTCTGGGCGGCACCATCACGGTGATTGGCACCAGCACCAACCTCGTGGTGTCGGGGGCGCTGCCGGCCCTGGGGCAAAAGCCACTGGGGTTTTTCGAACTGGCCTGGGTGGGCGTGCCGGTGGCGGTGGTGGGGCTGCTGTACCTCTTTTTTGTGGCGCCGCGCCTGCTGCCGGCCCGGGACGCAGGGCTCGAAGAGCGGCTGCGTGCCTACCTGGCTGACCTGACGGTGGTGCCGGGCAGCGCCCTGGTGGGCCAGACCCTGCGCGAGGCGGGCCTGGGCCGCGACCACGGCCTGACCGTGTTGGCCGCGCGCCGGGGCCAGGACACCCTCTACGCCCTTGGGCCCGACTTCCTGATCCAGGAGGGCGACACCCTGACCGTCGAGGGCCACACCGAGCGCATTCTGGCGGGCAAAAGCACCCTGGGCGTGGTCAGCAAAAGTGAGCAGAAACTGCAGCCGGCCGACCCCAGCGGCGTGCGGCTGGTTGAGGCGGTGGTGATGCCCGGTTCACCGCTGCTGGGGCGCACCCTGAAAGAGGCGCGTTTTCGGGAGCGCTACGGGGTCTCGGTGCTGGCCCTGCACCGCCGCGCCCGCACCCGCGAGCGGCTGGCCGGGCTGCGCGTGCACGTGGGCGACGTGTTGCTGGTGCAGGGCAGCCCCGAACGGCTGGGCGTGCTGGACGAGCATCTGGCCGTGCTGGGCGACCTCACCGAGCACGTGCGCGACCTGAAACGGGCGCCGCTGGCCCTGCTGCTGTTTGGCGGGGCGGTGGTGCTGGGCGGCCTGGGTGTGGTGCCGCTGGGGGTGGCAGTGGTCGTGGCCGTGGCCCTCAGTCTGGCCCTGCGCCTGATTTCCCCCGAGGAGGCCTACAGCGCCGTGGAGTGGCCGGTGATCGTGCTGGTGGCCTGCATGCTGGCCTTTGGCAGCGCCTTTGAAAGCAGCGGCGCGGCCCAGGTGCTCACCGGGGCCCTGTCGGGGGTGCTGGAGCCGCTGGGGCCTTATGGGCTGCTGGCGGCGCTGTTTCTGGTCACCGTGGCGCTGACCCAGCCCATGAGCAATCAGGCGGCGGCGCTGGTGATGCTACCCCTGGCCATGGGCACCGCCAAGGCCCTGGGCTACGATCCCCGGCCCTTTGTGATTGGCATCACCGTGGCCGCCAGCAACTCCTTCATTACTCCGCTGGAGCCGTCGTGCATGCTGGTCTATGGCCCCGGGCGCTACACCTTTGCTGATTTCGTGCGGGTGGGCGCGGGCCTGACGGCGGTGACGTTCGCGGTGGCCCTGCTGATCATTCCCCGCGTCTGGCCGTTCTAG
- a CDS encoding [LysW]-lysine hydrolase: MWTEARELLRGAVAIPSVSGQEAEVAAYLQGWMAARGFEAHIDEAGNAVGARGHGPLTVVLLGHMDTVPGDIPVREEEGVLYGRGAVDAKGPLCAFMAAVAALPETALTRARFVVIGATEEEAPSSRGAHHAARRWQPDLVLIGEPSGWEGLTLGYKGRLVVRAQATCPNFHTAGEGRSAGDDLTEAWFRVRAWAAQAGEPGGVFGGVQATVQDLQASTDGLTQRAAGTFGLRLPPAVAPQAAEAAIREALADLDTVTLTFVGHETAVRHPKDNALTRALRVAIRAQGGTPVFKVKTGTSDMNVVAPHWPVPTLAYGPGDSALDHTPNEHLALAEYDRAVAVLTAALGALATGAAPCEAPKAR; this comes from the coding sequence ATGTGGACTGAAGCGCGCGAGTTGCTGCGCGGCGCCGTTGCCATTCCCTCGGTGTCTGGGCAGGAGGCCGAGGTGGCGGCCTATCTGCAGGGCTGGATGGCGGCGCGCGGATTTGAGGCCCATATCGACGAGGCAGGCAACGCCGTGGGCGCGCGCGGCCACGGCCCCTTGACCGTGGTGCTGCTGGGCCACATGGACACCGTACCGGGCGATATTCCAGTGCGCGAGGAAGAGGGGGTGCTGTACGGGCGCGGGGCCGTGGACGCCAAGGGGCCGCTGTGCGCCTTCATGGCGGCGGTGGCGGCCCTGCCCGAAACCGCCCTCACGCGGGCACGCTTCGTGGTGATTGGCGCCACGGAAGAAGAGGCCCCCAGCAGCCGGGGCGCGCACCACGCCGCGCGCCGCTGGCAGCCGGACCTCGTGCTGATTGGCGAGCCCAGCGGCTGGGAAGGCCTGACGCTGGGGTACAAGGGGCGGCTGGTGGTCAGGGCCCAGGCCACCTGCCCGAACTTCCACACGGCGGGCGAGGGCCGCAGCGCCGGTGACGACCTGACCGAAGCGTGGTTCCGGGTGCGGGCCTGGGCCGCGCAGGCAGGCGAGCCGGGCGGCGTGTTCGGCGGGGTGCAGGCCACCGTGCAGGACCTGCAGGCCAGCACCGACGGCCTGACCCAGCGCGCGGCGGGCACCTTTGGCCTGCGCCTGCCGCCCGCCGTGGCCCCACAGGCCGCCGAGGCCGCCATCCGTGAGGCCCTGGCGGACCTGGACACGGTGACCCTGACCTTCGTGGGCCACGAAACCGCCGTGCGCCACCCCAAAGACAACGCCCTGACCCGCGCCCTGCGCGTGGCAATCCGCGCGCAGGGCGGCACGCCCGTGTTCAAGGTCAAGACCGGCACGAGTGACATGAACGTGGTGGCCCCGCACTGGCCGGTGCCCACGCTGGCCTACGGCCCGGGCGACAGCGCGCTGGACCACACCCCCAACGAGCACCTTGCCCTGGCCGAGTATGACCGCGCGGTGGCGGTGCTCACGGCGGCACTGGGCGCACTGGCCACAGGCGCCGCGCCGTGCGAAGCTCCCAAGGCCCGGTGA
- a CDS encoding YifB family Mg chelatase-like AAA ATPase yields the protein MLARARSVALIGVDAVPVEVEVDVSPGLPAFTVVGLPDQAVSEARERVRAAVRNAGLPFPAARITVNLAPADLRKEGPLYDLPIALGLLAAQELLPQAALAGTLIAGELALDGSLRPIAGAVNLALLAANEQAEVLLPEGNAPEAALIDGLRVYGARHLADAVRHFSGEAPLNLTLPPTPQRTDTDLLDLADLKGQSGARRALEIAVAGGHNLLLVGSPGSGKTMLARRAPGLLPPLTRAEALEVTRIHSAAGLLGTRGQLNLNPPYRAPHHTVSDAGLIGGGSVPRPGEVSLAHRGVLFLDEFPEFSRKALETLRQPLEDGHVTISRARASVQYPARFQLIGAMNPCPCGHHGDPEKACACTPAERTRYAARLSGPLLDRLDLLVRVPRLTVDELTRAPEPEPSAAVRARVQAARERMQARQGARNADLNGQALRQAAPLGSGPEAFARAAARQLGLTGRGFDRVLRVARTVADLAGSADIREAHLAEAVTYRPRDLASG from the coding sequence ATGCTGGCCCGCGCCCGCAGTGTGGCCCTGATTGGGGTGGATGCCGTCCCCGTTGAAGTCGAGGTGGATGTCTCGCCGGGCCTGCCCGCCTTCACGGTGGTGGGCCTCCCCGACCAGGCGGTGAGCGAGGCGCGCGAGCGGGTGCGTGCGGCGGTGCGCAATGCCGGGCTGCCGTTCCCGGCGGCGCGCATCACGGTGAACCTCGCCCCGGCCGATCTGCGCAAGGAAGGCCCGCTGTACGACCTGCCCATTGCCCTGGGGCTGCTGGCCGCCCAGGAGCTGCTGCCCCAGGCCGCACTGGCCGGCACCCTGATCGCGGGCGAGCTGGCGCTGGACGGCAGCCTGCGCCCCATTGCCGGGGCGGTGAATCTGGCGCTGCTGGCCGCCAACGAGCAGGCCGAGGTGCTGCTGCCCGAAGGCAACGCCCCCGAGGCCGCGCTGATTGATGGCCTGCGGGTGTACGGCGCGCGCCACCTGGCCGACGCCGTGCGCCATTTCAGTGGCGAGGCCCCGCTGAACCTGACGCTGCCGCCCACGCCCCAGCGCACAGACACCGACCTGCTGGATCTGGCCGACCTGAAGGGACAGTCCGGGGCCCGCCGGGCGCTGGAAATTGCGGTGGCCGGTGGGCACAACCTGTTGCTGGTGGGCTCGCCGGGCAGTGGCAAGACCATGCTGGCCCGCCGCGCCCCAGGCCTGCTGCCGCCCCTCACCCGCGCCGAGGCCCTGGAGGTGACCCGAATTCACTCAGCCGCTGGGCTGCTGGGCACCCGGGGGCAACTGAACCTGAACCCGCCCTACCGCGCGCCCCACCACACGGTGTCCGACGCCGGCCTGATCGGCGGGGGCAGCGTGCCGCGCCCAGGTGAAGTGAGCCTGGCCCACCGGGGCGTGCTGTTCCTCGATGAATTCCCCGAGTTCTCGCGCAAGGCGCTGGAGACCCTCCGGCAACCCCTGGAGGACGGCCACGTCACCATTAGCCGGGCGCGGGCCAGTGTGCAGTACCCGGCGCGCTTTCAACTGATCGGGGCCATGAACCCGTGCCCCTGCGGCCACCACGGCGACCCGGAAAAGGCCTGCGCCTGCACCCCTGCCGAACGCACCCGCTACGCCGCGCGCCTGAGTGGGCCGCTGCTCGACCGCCTGGACCTGCTGGTGCGCGTGCCCCGCCTGACGGTGGACGAACTGACCCGCGCGCCGGAACCCGAGCCTTCGGCCGCTGTGCGCGCCCGGGTGCAGGCCGCCCGCGAGCGCATGCAGGCGCGGCAGGGCGCACGCAACGCCGACCTGAACGGGCAGGCACTGCGGCAGGCCGCCCCGCTGGGCAGCGGCCCTGAAGCCTTTGCCCGCGCCGCTGCCCGGCAACTGGGCCTGACCGGACGCGGCTTTGACCGGGTGCTGCGGGTGGCGCGCACCGTGGCTGATCTGGCTGGCAGCGCCGACATCCGCGAGGCCCACCTGGCCGAGGCGGTGACCTACCGCCCACGCGATCTGGCCAGTGGGTAA